From a region of the Xanthomonas rydalmerensis genome:
- the cysD gene encoding sulfate adenylyltransferase subunit CysD — MSSSPLSHLDRLEAESIHILREVAAEFRNPVLLYSVGKDSSVLLHLLLKAFAPAPPPIPLLHVDTRWKFREMIAFRDRRAAETGVELRVHINPDGVAQDVGPFSHGPSVHTDVMKTQALKQALDLWKFDAAIGGARRDEEKARAKERVFSFRNAHHRWDPKQQRPELWNLYNPRIHPGESVRVFPLSNWTELDIWLYIYREAIPVVPLYFAAEHPVVERDGALIMVDDARLPLRPGETPQLRRVRFRTLGCYPLTGAIESQADTLEKIIAEMLQATTSERQGRIIDQDPGASMEQKKVEGYF, encoded by the coding sequence ATGAGTTCGTCACCCCTGTCCCATCTCGACCGCCTCGAGGCCGAGAGCATCCACATCCTGCGCGAGGTCGCCGCCGAATTCCGCAACCCGGTGCTGCTGTATTCGGTGGGCAAGGACAGCTCGGTGCTGCTGCACCTGCTGCTCAAGGCGTTCGCGCCGGCACCGCCGCCGATCCCGCTGCTGCACGTGGACACGCGCTGGAAGTTCCGCGAGATGATCGCCTTCCGCGACCGCCGCGCCGCCGAGACCGGCGTGGAACTGCGCGTGCACATCAATCCCGACGGCGTCGCCCAGGACGTCGGCCCGTTCAGCCACGGCCCCAGCGTACACACCGACGTGATGAAGACCCAGGCGCTGAAGCAGGCCCTGGACCTGTGGAAGTTCGATGCCGCCATCGGCGGCGCGCGCCGCGACGAGGAGAAGGCGCGCGCCAAGGAGCGCGTGTTCTCGTTCCGCAACGCGCACCACCGCTGGGATCCCAAGCAGCAGCGTCCGGAGCTGTGGAATCTGTACAACCCGCGGATCCATCCCGGCGAGAGCGTGCGCGTGTTCCCGCTGTCCAACTGGACCGAACTGGACATCTGGCTGTACATCTACCGCGAAGCGATCCCGGTGGTGCCGCTGTACTTCGCCGCCGAACACCCGGTGGTGGAGCGCGATGGCGCGCTGATCATGGTCGACGACGCGCGCCTGCCGCTGCGTCCCGGCGAAACCCCGCAACTGCGCCGGGTGCGCTTCCGCACCCTCGGCTGCTACCCGCTGACCGGCGCGATCGAGTCGCAGGCCGACACCCTGGAGAAGATCATCGCCGAGATGCTGCAGGCCACCACCTCCGAACGCCAGGGCCGGATCATCGACCAGGATCCGGGCGCGTCGATGGAGCAGAAGAAGGTGGAGGGTTATTTCTGA
- the cysN gene encoding sulfate adenylyltransferase subunit CysN, with protein MGRESGFGIGDSQERSSATDAVSGGNAVTNPQSRISNPVGGDAVAAYLQQHEHKPLLRFITCGSVDDGKSTLIGRLLYDSKRLFDDQLAALGADSKRHGTRGGAIDYALLLDGLAAEREQGITIDVAYRYFDTDRRKFIVADCPGHAQYTRNMATGASTADVAVVLVDAAKGVLTQTRRHSYIVALLGIRHVVLAVNKMDLVEFDQATFESIASEYRALAAQLGIADVQCIPLSALEGDNLSQRSPRMPWYAGPALLEHLEGVQLDARGGDSGLRLPVQWVNRPHAQFRGFAGTVAAGAVQPGDAVVVLPSARRAQVAQVLVGAEPVPRAVAGQAVTLTLTEEIDVSRGDVIAAAGDPPEVADQFAAHVLWMDDAALLPGRPYWLKIGARTVAASVTEIKHRIDVNTQERLAAKRLELNEVGYCNLALDQPIAFAPYAQDRTLGGFILIDRHSNATVAAGTLDFALRRAGNVHWQHLDVDKAARARIKGQTPKVLWFTGLSGAGKSTIANLVDKRLHALGYHTFILDGDNVRHGLNRDLGFTDEDRVENIRRVAEVARLMVDAGLIVLVSFISPFRAERQLARERFGEGEFLEVFVDVPLPVAEARDIKGLYAKARAGLIPNFTGIDSPYEAPERPELHLHADGDNAEALAAQVLAALGLQD; from the coding sequence ATGGGCCGGGAGTCGGGATTCGGGATTGGGGATTCGCAAGAGCGCAGTTCGGCGACGGATGCGGTGTCGGGAGGGAACGCTGTTACGAATCCCCAATCCCGAATCTCCAATCCCGTAGGCGGCGACGCAGTCGCCGCCTACCTGCAACAACACGAACACAAGCCACTGCTGCGCTTCATCACCTGCGGCAGCGTCGACGACGGCAAGAGCACGCTCATCGGGCGCTTGCTGTACGACAGCAAGCGGCTGTTCGACGACCAGTTGGCTGCGCTCGGTGCCGACAGCAAGCGCCACGGCACCCGCGGTGGGGCCATCGACTATGCGCTGTTGCTGGATGGCCTGGCCGCCGAGCGCGAACAGGGCATCACCATCGACGTGGCCTACCGCTATTTCGACACCGACCGGCGCAAGTTCATCGTCGCCGATTGCCCCGGGCATGCGCAGTACACCCGCAACATGGCCACCGGTGCGTCCACCGCCGACGTGGCGGTGGTGCTGGTCGACGCCGCCAAGGGGGTGCTGACCCAGACCCGCCGGCACAGCTACATCGTCGCCCTGCTGGGCATCCGCCACGTGGTGTTGGCGGTCAACAAGATGGACCTGGTCGAGTTCGATCAGGCGACGTTCGAGAGCATCGCCAGCGAGTACCGTGCGCTCGCCGCGCAACTGGGCATCGCCGACGTGCAGTGCATTCCGCTGTCCGCGTTGGAGGGCGACAACCTGTCGCAGCGCTCGCCGCGCATGCCCTGGTACGCCGGTCCGGCGCTGCTCGAGCATCTGGAAGGCGTGCAGCTGGATGCGCGCGGCGGCGACAGCGGCCTGCGCCTGCCGGTGCAGTGGGTCAACCGCCCGCACGCGCAGTTCCGCGGCTTCGCCGGCACCGTGGCGGCCGGTGCGGTGCAGCCCGGCGATGCGGTGGTGGTGCTGCCGTCGGCGCGGCGCGCGCAGGTGGCACAGGTGCTGGTCGGCGCCGAGCCGGTGCCGCGCGCGGTGGCCGGGCAGGCGGTGACCCTGACCCTGACCGAGGAGATCGACGTCAGCCGCGGCGACGTGATCGCCGCCGCCGGCGATCCGCCGGAGGTGGCCGACCAGTTCGCCGCGCACGTGCTGTGGATGGACGATGCCGCGCTGTTGCCGGGCCGCCCGTACTGGCTGAAGATCGGCGCGCGCACCGTGGCCGCCAGCGTCACCGAGATCAAGCACCGCATCGACGTCAACACGCAGGAGCGGCTGGCGGCCAAGCGCCTGGAACTCAACGAGGTCGGCTACTGCAACCTGGCGCTGGACCAGCCGATCGCCTTCGCCCCGTACGCGCAGGACCGCACGCTCGGCGGCTTCATCCTGATCGACCGCCACAGCAATGCCACCGTCGCCGCCGGCACCCTGGATTTTGCGCTGCGCCGCGCCGGCAACGTGCACTGGCAGCACCTGGACGTGGACAAGGCCGCGCGCGCGCGGATCAAGGGACAGACGCCGAAGGTGCTGTGGTTCACCGGCCTGTCCGGCGCCGGCAAGTCGACCATCGCCAACCTGGTCGACAAGCGCCTGCACGCACTGGGCTACCACACCTTCATCCTCGACGGCGACAACGTCCGCCACGGCCTGAATCGCGACCTGGGCTTCACCGACGAGGATCGGGTCGAGAATATCCGCCGCGTTGCCGAAGTGGCCAGGTTGATGGTCGATGCTGGCTTGATCGTGCTGGTCAGCTTCATCTCACCGTTCCGCGCCGAGCGGCAACTGGCGCGCGAGCGCTTCGGCGAGGGCGAATTCCTCGAGGTGTTCGTCGACGTGCCGCTGCCGGTGGCCGAGGCGCGCGACATCAAGGGCCTGTACGCCAAGGCGCGCGCCGGCCTGATCCCCAACTTCACCGGCATCGATTCGCCGTACGAGGCGCCGGAGCGGCCGGAACTGCACCTGCACGCCGACGGCGACAATGCCGAAGCGCTGGCCGCACAGGTACTGGCGGCGCTGGGACTGCAGGACTGA
- a CDS encoding M1 family metallopeptidase, with amino-acid sequence MPALSRRVLFSVLALCCGAACAQAPDAVPSGRLPDWAVPEHYALDLKIDPERTDFDGTATLRVRLERASDHLWLHGKELRVRKATLRTADGASFPVRYAQADAQAGVARIAFGRTLQPQELTLTIVYSAPFNQQLQGLYQVKAQGHAYALTQMEPISARYAFPGFDEPALKTPFALRLTVPDGEQALANTRAESTEPAGKGWKTVRFAETVPLPTYLVAYAVGPWDVVDGPVLPATPQRPQSIPLRGVAAHGQGLRIQRALQQTPDIIAALEDYYDFGYPFDKLDLVAAPDFSAGAMENPGFVTFRDWLLLLDDDSPRHNVEGSFNVTAHELAHQWTGDTVTMAWWNDLWLNEAFATWMQQKITMRLRPQYRADLDRISAAQDAMNNDSLVSARKIRQPITGNGDIETAFDSITYRKGAAVLGMFEQFVGEDTFRSGMRSYIRAHRFGNATADDLVDAIAAAAGKGEDFKAAFRSFLDQPGVPYLQARLQPEARGAVLQLHQQRFLPLGSRGSAAQTWGVPVCVKYGTRQGVRRACQMLSASDGRLALAGADADSWVMPNAGGTGYYRFALPKPQLTALGHHLDALDDAEKLAYADAIDSAFRTGDADTTDVIAAMRQLAPAKATAVATAMNDRIAWIWRVLMRDEAQRDALRLATEAAFGARLQALGYQRRAGDSDDDVALRSELAGLLGVTMGVPAVRQALLAQGDAVLAGKGGALEFAAANPDLLGAALTVAVQQRGAPAVDALIAALRGHGEPAQRNAMIAALGAVRDPQQLQKVRDFALTDAIKVGEMASLLMGGHAEPATHASMWPWYTANFDRIVARSGSFDGGRLPALAAAGGCDAAEADRLEAFFTPRLKALSGADRGLAQTAETIRLCSALRERQHIAGAPR; translated from the coding sequence ATGCCAGCTCTGTCCCGTCGCGTGCTGTTCTCCGTCCTCGCGCTGTGCTGCGGCGCGGCCTGCGCGCAGGCGCCCGATGCGGTGCCGAGCGGGCGCCTGCCGGATTGGGCGGTGCCCGAGCACTATGCGCTGGACCTGAAGATCGATCCGGAGCGCACCGACTTCGACGGCACCGCCACCTTGCGCGTGCGCCTGGAGCGCGCTTCCGACCACCTGTGGCTGCACGGCAAGGAGCTGCGGGTGCGCAAGGCCACGCTGCGCACCGCCGACGGCGCCTCGTTCCCGGTGCGTTACGCGCAGGCCGATGCACAGGCCGGTGTGGCCCGCATCGCCTTCGGGCGCACCCTGCAGCCGCAGGAGCTGACCCTCACCATCGTCTACAGCGCGCCGTTCAACCAGCAGTTACAGGGCCTGTATCAGGTCAAGGCGCAGGGGCATGCCTACGCCTTGACGCAGATGGAACCGATCAGCGCGCGCTACGCCTTTCCCGGCTTCGACGAGCCGGCGCTGAAGACGCCGTTCGCGCTGCGCCTGACCGTGCCCGACGGCGAGCAGGCGCTGGCCAATACCCGCGCCGAGTCCACCGAGCCGGCCGGCAAGGGCTGGAAGACGGTGCGCTTCGCCGAGACCGTGCCGCTGCCGACCTACCTGGTGGCCTACGCGGTCGGGCCGTGGGACGTGGTCGACGGACCGGTGCTGCCGGCCACGCCGCAGCGCCCGCAGTCGATTCCGCTGCGCGGCGTGGCCGCGCACGGGCAGGGGCTGCGCATCCAGCGCGCGCTGCAGCAGACACCGGACATCATCGCCGCGCTGGAGGACTACTACGACTTCGGCTATCCGTTCGACAAGCTGGACCTGGTGGCCGCGCCGGACTTCTCCGCCGGCGCGATGGAGAACCCCGGCTTCGTCACCTTCCGCGACTGGCTACTGCTGCTGGACGACGATTCGCCGCGGCACAACGTCGAGGGCTCGTTCAACGTCACCGCGCACGAACTGGCGCACCAGTGGACCGGCGACACGGTGACCATGGCCTGGTGGAACGACCTGTGGCTCAACGAGGCCTTCGCCACCTGGATGCAGCAGAAGATCACCATGCGCCTGCGTCCGCAGTACCGCGCCGACCTGGACCGCATCAGTGCCGCTCAGGACGCGATGAACAACGACAGCCTGGTCAGCGCACGCAAGATCCGCCAGCCGATCACCGGCAACGGCGACATCGAGACCGCTTTCGACAGCATCACCTACCGCAAGGGCGCCGCGGTACTGGGCATGTTCGAGCAGTTCGTCGGTGAGGACACCTTCCGCAGCGGCATGCGCAGCTACATCCGCGCGCACCGCTTCGGCAACGCCACTGCCGACGATCTGGTCGACGCCATCGCCGCCGCCGCCGGCAAGGGCGAGGATTTCAAGGCTGCGTTCCGCAGTTTTCTCGATCAGCCGGGCGTGCCCTACCTGCAGGCGCGCTTGCAGCCGGAGGCGCGCGGTGCGGTGCTGCAACTGCACCAGCAGCGCTTCCTGCCGCTGGGCTCGCGCGGCAGCGCCGCGCAGACCTGGGGCGTGCCGGTGTGCGTCAAGTACGGCACGCGCCAGGGCGTGCGCCGCGCCTGCCAGATGCTGTCCGCCAGCGACGGCCGTCTCGCGCTCGCCGGCGCCGATGCCGACAGCTGGGTGATGCCGAACGCCGGCGGCACCGGCTACTACCGCTTCGCCCTGCCCAAGCCGCAACTGACCGCACTCGGCCACCACCTCGATGCGCTCGACGACGCCGAGAAGTTGGCCTACGCCGATGCCATCGACAGTGCCTTCCGCACCGGCGATGCCGACACCACCGACGTGATCGCGGCGATGCGGCAGCTGGCGCCGGCCAAGGCCACGGCGGTGGCCACCGCGATGAACGACCGCATTGCCTGGATCTGGCGGGTGCTGATGCGCGACGAGGCGCAGCGGGATGCGCTGCGCTTGGCGACCGAAGCCGCGTTCGGCGCGCGCCTGCAGGCGTTGGGCTACCAGCGCCGCGCCGGCGACAGCGACGACGATGTGGCGCTGCGCTCCGAGCTGGCCGGGTTGCTCGGGGTGACTATGGGCGTGCCGGCGGTGCGACAGGCGCTGCTGGCGCAGGGCGATGCGGTGCTGGCCGGCAAGGGCGGCGCGCTGGAGTTCGCCGCCGCCAACCCGGATCTGCTCGGCGCAGCGCTGACCGTGGCGGTGCAGCAGCGCGGTGCGCCGGCGGTGGACGCGTTGATCGCGGCCCTGCGTGGTCATGGCGAGCCGGCCCAGCGCAACGCGATGATCGCTGCGCTCGGTGCCGTGCGCGATCCGCAGCAGTTGCAGAAGGTGCGCGATTTCGCCCTGACCGATGCGATCAAGGTCGGCGAGATGGCCAGCCTGTTGATGGGCGGGCATGCCGAGCCGGCCACGCATGCCTCGATGTGGCCGTGGTACACCGCTAACTTCGATCGCATCGTGGCGCGCTCCGGTTCCTTCGACGGTGGCCGCTTGCCGGCGCTGGCCGCCGCCGGTGGCTGCGACGCCGCCGAAGCGGATCGACTGGAGGCGTTCTTCACGCCGCGCCTGAAAGCGCTCAGCGGCGCCGACCGCGGGCTGGCGCAGACCGCCGAAACCATTCGCCTGTGCAGTGCGCTGCGCGAGCGGCAGCACATCGCCGGCGCGCCGCGCTAA
- a CDS encoding glycosyltransferase family 4 protein, with protein sequence MKFLFVGTNPENTGAATHFVALAQALAGVGHQVEVIACEGGLIADELRRSGITVHVGHFRNVLDPDGYGPLLRVARRSRPDWLVGNFGKEYWPLLLAGRTLGIPVALFRHRTPAMSALSGYAIPRLAARFFAVSHYARQAYLECGVPEALVQVLYNPVTMERLRPDPERGRAIRAAQRLPEDAIVLGYSGRMHAGKGIFPLLEAASAAMAQEPRLHCLWLGDGPDAAQLQAQAAAQPHGERHRFVGWVNDTTPYYNAMSMLAFPSLAPETFGRVSVEAQASGVPVLASHVGGTAETLDPGVSGELLTPGDVDGWRDAILRLCDSERRQRMGQAGRHFVQRHFGGAVIAAQFVHLLQQPRCAPRPLAPSRTDPA encoded by the coding sequence ATGAAATTCCTGTTCGTCGGCACCAATCCCGAAAACACCGGCGCGGCCACGCATTTCGTGGCGCTGGCGCAGGCGCTGGCCGGCGTCGGCCACCAGGTGGAGGTCATCGCCTGCGAGGGCGGCCTGATCGCCGACGAGTTGCGCCGCAGCGGCATCACCGTGCACGTCGGGCACTTCCGCAACGTGCTCGACCCCGACGGCTACGGACCGCTGCTGCGGGTGGCGCGGCGCAGCCGACCGGACTGGCTGGTCGGCAACTTCGGCAAGGAGTACTGGCCGCTGCTGCTGGCCGGGCGCACGCTGGGTATCCCCGTCGCGCTGTTCCGCCACCGCACGCCGGCGATGAGCGCGCTGTCCGGTTATGCGATCCCGCGCCTGGCGGCGCGCTTCTTCGCGGTGTCGCACTACGCGCGGCAAGCCTACCTGGAATGCGGCGTACCCGAGGCGCTGGTGCAGGTGCTGTACAACCCGGTGACCATGGAACGGCTGCGCCCGGATCCGGAACGCGGCCGCGCCATCCGCGCCGCGCAGCGGTTGCCCGAGGACGCGATCGTGCTCGGCTACAGCGGGCGCATGCACGCCGGCAAGGGCATCTTCCCGTTGCTGGAGGCCGCTTCGGCGGCGATGGCGCAGGAGCCGCGGCTGCACTGCCTGTGGCTGGGCGACGGCCCGGACGCGGCGCAGCTGCAGGCGCAGGCCGCGGCGCAGCCGCACGGCGAGCGCCACCGCTTCGTCGGCTGGGTCAACGACACCACCCCGTACTACAACGCGATGTCGATGCTGGCGTTCCCGTCGCTGGCGCCGGAAACCTTCGGCCGGGTCTCGGTGGAGGCGCAGGCCAGTGGCGTGCCGGTGCTGGCCAGCCACGTCGGCGGCACCGCAGAGACGCTGGACCCCGGGGTCAGCGGCGAACTGCTCACGCCCGGCGACGTGGACGGCTGGCGCGATGCGATCCTGCGCCTGTGCGACAGTGAACGCCGCCAGCGCATGGGCCAGGCCGGGCGCCACTTCGTGCAGCGCCATTTCGGCGGCGCGGTGATCGCCGCGCAGTTCGTGCACCTGCTGCAGCAGCCGCGCTGCGCGCCGCGACCGCTGGCGCCGTCGCGCACCGATCCGGCCTGA
- a CDS encoding polysaccharide deacetylase family protein, giving the protein MPSDTAATARIPIFMYHNVAEAPRHLQVYRSLYVSPGRFARQMRLLQRLGYRGVSMSDAMPYLRGEREGKIAVVTLDDGYLDNLQAALPVLQRLGFTATVYMVSGCIGRHNVWDAQKLGIEKPLMNLAELRQWRAGGMEIGAHTRSHPHLTGCSDAALREEIGGCKRELEDLLGEAVPQFCYPYGDVDDRVAEVVREAGYTAATSTRRGRALAGSDPMRYPRIQVARHHLLPQFALRAFTAYEDRRG; this is encoded by the coding sequence ATGCCTTCCGACACCGCCGCCACGGCCCGCATTCCGATTTTCATGTACCACAACGTGGCCGAGGCGCCGCGCCACCTGCAGGTGTACCGCAGCCTGTACGTGAGCCCCGGCCGTTTCGCCCGGCAGATGCGCCTGCTGCAGCGGCTGGGCTACCGCGGCGTGTCCATGTCCGACGCCATGCCCTACCTGCGCGGCGAACGCGAGGGGAAGATCGCGGTGGTCACCCTGGACGACGGCTACCTGGACAACCTGCAGGCGGCGTTGCCGGTGCTGCAGCGGCTGGGCTTCACCGCCACGGTGTACATGGTCAGCGGCTGCATCGGCCGCCACAACGTGTGGGATGCGCAGAAGCTCGGCATCGAGAAGCCGCTGATGAACCTCGCCGAGCTGCGCCAGTGGCGCGCCGGCGGCATGGAAATCGGCGCGCACACCCGCTCGCACCCGCACCTGACCGGCTGCAGCGATGCGGCCCTGCGCGAGGAGATCGGCGGCTGCAAGCGCGAGCTGGAGGACCTGCTCGGCGAGGCGGTGCCGCAGTTCTGCTATCCCTACGGCGATGTCGACGACCGCGTCGCCGAGGTGGTGCGCGAGGCCGGCTACACCGCCGCCACCAGCACCCGCCGCGGCCGCGCGCTGGCCGGCTCGGACCCGATGCGTTACCCGCGCATCCAGGTCGCGCGCCATCACCTGCTGCCGCAATTCGCGCTGCGCGCGTTCACCGCCTACGAGGACCGCCGCGGATGA
- a CDS encoding GNAT family N-acetyltransferase: MSETAAAAPWRDLQLHLDGIVLRRWRPSDLDALVRHADDAQVARWVSRRFPHPYTRADGEAFLGGQVIDLKAPVLAIEIGGEACGGIGLHPAAQPAPDQAELGYWLGRAHWGHGRMTRIVAAYLDWAVPALRLQRIEALTLPDNHGSARVLQKNGFAEIGTRREASLRDGQPRDLRLFARTWPAA, from the coding sequence ATGTCCGAGACCGCCGCTGCCGCCCCCTGGCGCGATCTGCAACTGCACCTGGACGGCATCGTGCTGCGGCGCTGGCGCCCCAGCGACCTGGACGCACTGGTCCGGCATGCCGACGATGCGCAGGTGGCACGCTGGGTGAGCCGGCGCTTCCCGCATCCGTACACGCGCGCCGACGGCGAGGCCTTCCTGGGCGGGCAGGTGATCGACCTGAAAGCGCCGGTGCTGGCGATCGAGATCGGCGGCGAGGCCTGTGGCGGCATCGGCCTGCACCCAGCGGCGCAGCCGGCGCCGGACCAGGCCGAGCTTGGTTACTGGCTCGGCCGCGCGCACTGGGGCCATGGCCGGATGACCCGCATCGTCGCCGCCTACCTGGACTGGGCGGTGCCGGCGCTGCGCCTGCAGCGCATCGAGGCGTTGACGCTGCCGGACAATCACGGTTCGGCGCGGGTGCTGCAGAAGAACGGCTTCGCCGAGATCGGCACGCGCCGCGAAGCGTCGTTGCGCGATGGACAGCCGCGCGACCTGCGGCTGTTCGCGCGGACCTGGCCGGCAGCCTGA
- a CDS encoding TrmH family RNA methyltransferase has product MTSPWGNRPRGGHPPSPPGRGAGGEGTAAAAPRNELRLYGLNAVRAVYARRPEAIRKLYLSEARIPALQPLLKWCVANRVGYRVVDEADLHKLAASSHHEGVVADVLRVAPLALADWLQTLAPGPAMALWLDGVGNPHNFGAILRSAAHFGVGAILLPEQAALALSGAAARVAEGGAEAVPLVRLPPTAQAQAQLRGAGFALAATLVAGGDDLFATALPQRLVYVMGAESDGMDRDFAQACDLRLSIPGSGAVESLNVAAATAVLLGTWRSRHPHDHVTR; this is encoded by the coding sequence ATGACCTCGCCCTGGGGCAACCGCCCGCGCGGGGGGCATCCCCCCTCTCCCCCCGGGAGAGGGGCCGGGGGTGAGGGTACGGCAGCCGCAGCGCCCCGCAACGAACTGCGCCTCTACGGCCTCAACGCCGTGCGTGCGGTGTACGCGCGGCGGCCGGAAGCGATCCGCAAGCTGTACCTGAGCGAGGCACGGATCCCGGCGCTGCAGCCGCTGTTGAAGTGGTGCGTGGCCAACCGCGTCGGCTACCGCGTGGTGGACGAGGCCGATCTGCACAAGCTCGCCGCCAGCAGCCACCACGAAGGCGTGGTCGCCGACGTGCTGCGTGTCGCGCCGCTGGCCTTGGCCGACTGGCTGCAGACATTGGCGCCGGGGCCGGCGATGGCGCTGTGGCTGGATGGCGTCGGCAATCCGCACAACTTCGGCGCGATCCTGCGCTCGGCGGCGCATTTCGGCGTGGGCGCGATCCTGTTGCCGGAGCAGGCCGCACTGGCGCTGTCCGGTGCCGCCGCGCGCGTGGCCGAGGGCGGTGCCGAGGCGGTGCCGCTGGTACGGCTGCCGCCCACGGCGCAGGCCCAGGCGCAGTTGCGTGGCGCGGGCTTCGCCCTGGCGGCGACGCTGGTGGCTGGCGGCGACGATCTGTTCGCCACCGCCTTGCCGCAACGCCTGGTCTACGTGATGGGCGCCGAGAGCGACGGCATGGACCGCGACTTCGCGCAGGCCTGCGACCTGCGTCTGTCCATCCCGGGCAGCGGCGCGGTGGAAAGCCTCAACGTCGCCGCTGCCACGGCGGTGTTGCTGGGGACCTGGCGCAGCCGGCATCCGCACGACCACGTGACGCGCTGA
- a CDS encoding tryptorubin family RiPP precursor, whose translation MSLMKLLFSIKHLLSSKKPLKSYAWYIWY comes from the coding sequence ATGTCGCTCATGAAACTGCTGTTCTCCATCAAGCACCTGCTGTCGTCGAAGAAGCCGCTGAAGTCGTACGCCTGGTACATCTGGTACTGA
- a CDS encoding LacI family DNA-binding transcriptional regulator, with product MGIRQRRAGSAVTLLDVARHAGVSPMTASRVINRHPRVSATMRERVEASIQALGYRPNLAGRSLRTAGLARIGVLYSNPSAAYLNQFMLGVLEQSSLEGCQVLVEKSDDSDSQRAATERLLDAGADGLILPPPLCDARHTIAELDARGIPLVAVATGAPMPGVSSVRIDDYQAACALTQHLLDLGHRDIGFVSGDPGHTPSALRSRAFFDTMARAGLTVAPERVAEGMFTYRSGLLAATALLQVTPRPSAILCSNDDMAAAALAIAHGLRLRVPEDLSIAGFDDTPVATTIWPELTTIHQPVAAMGGAAVALLLGEIRQRRDGLASRGTHQILDYTLVTRGSTASPAPR from the coding sequence ATGGGCATACGGCAACGTCGCGCGGGCTCAGCGGTGACGTTGCTGGATGTGGCCCGCCATGCGGGCGTGTCGCCGATGACCGCTTCGCGCGTGATCAACCGCCACCCGCGCGTGAGCGCGACCATGCGCGAGCGCGTCGAAGCGTCGATCCAGGCGCTGGGCTACCGCCCCAACCTCGCCGGCCGTTCGCTGCGCACCGCAGGACTGGCACGCATCGGCGTGCTGTACAGCAATCCCAGCGCGGCCTACCTCAACCAGTTCATGCTCGGCGTGCTCGAGCAGAGCAGCCTGGAAGGCTGCCAGGTGCTGGTGGAAAAGAGCGACGACAGCGACAGCCAGCGCGCCGCCACTGAACGCCTGCTCGATGCCGGTGCCGATGGCCTGATCCTGCCGCCGCCGCTGTGCGATGCGCGGCACACCATCGCCGAACTCGACGCGCGCGGCATCCCGCTGGTGGCGGTGGCCACCGGCGCACCGATGCCCGGGGTCAGCTCGGTACGCATCGACGACTACCAGGCCGCGTGCGCGCTCACCCAGCACCTGCTCGACCTGGGCCACCGCGACATCGGCTTCGTCAGCGGCGATCCCGGCCACACGCCCAGCGCGCTGCGCAGCCGCGCGTTCTTCGACACCATGGCCCGGGCCGGGCTGACGGTGGCACCCGAGCGCGTGGCCGAAGGCATGTTCACCTACCGCTCCGGCCTGCTCGCGGCCACCGCGCTGCTGCAGGTCACCCCGCGCCCCAGCGCGATCCTGTGCAGCAACGACGACATGGCGGCGGCGGCGCTGGCGATCGCGCACGGGCTGCGCCTGCGCGTACCCGAGGATCTGTCGATCGCCGGGTTTGACGACACGCCGGTGGCGACCACGATCTGGCCGGAGCTGACCACCATCCACCAGCCGGTCGCGGCGATGGGCGGGGCGGCGGTGGCGCTGCTGCTCGGCGAGATCCGCCAGCGCCGCGACGGCCTGGCCAGCCGCGGCACCCACCAGATACTCGACTACACCCTGGTCACGCGCGGCTCCACCGCGTCGCCCGCACCGCGCTGA